One Mercurialis annua linkage group LG3, ddMerAnnu1.2, whole genome shotgun sequence DNA window includes the following coding sequences:
- the LOC126672507 gene encoding uncharacterized protein LOC126672507, which produces MCLCLYFTCCKLRYYMLPVVVYVLSQTDIIKYILSKPYLRNRIGKWAIAMSEFTLVYVPQRAVKGQVLADFLADHPGITLKEETITFFDIAVWKMWFDGSRTSQGAGAGVHIVTPLGASYQLSFRLQFECTNNQAEYEALIFGFEILAELGARAISVKGDSLLVIKQVTGEFKCESELLIRYCNKAKHLIEGFQDTRIEYTERADNGVANDLAQHGSGYKVNREFDAIKRETPNLHTGGITIDERQFSVYQRDVTQDWRDELLKWFEKPDATNRRLRTLALNYVV; this is translated from the coding sequence atgtgtctatgTCTGTACTTCACGTGTTGTAAGCTGCGATACTATATGTTGCCGGTCGTAGTGTATGTTTTGTCGcagaccgatatcattaagtaCATCTTATCAAAACCATACTTAAGGAATCGGATTGGAAAATGGGCGATTGCAATGTCCGAATTCACATTGGTGTATGTTCCCcaaagagcagtaaaaggacaagtGTTGGCAGACTTCTTGGCCGATCACCCTGGTATTACCCTCAAGGAAGAAACAATCACGTTCTTCGACATCGCCGTGTGGAAGATGTGGTTCGACGGATCCAGGacaagccagggggcaggcgcgGGAGTACACATCGTCACGCCCTTGGGGGCATCCTACCAATTGTCATTCAGACTCCAGTTCGAGTGCACCAACAATCaggcagaatatgaggccctcatATTCGGTTTTGAGATTTTAGCCGAGCTAGGGGCAAGGGCGATCAGTGTAAAAGGAGATTCTTTGCTAGTCATTAAACAAGTGACAGGAGAATTCAAATGCGAGTCCGAGCTGTTGATAAGGTATTGCAACAAGGCAAAACACCTGATCGAAGGCTTTCAGGATACGAGGATAGAATACACAGAGAGGGCCGATAACGGCGTTGCAAACGACCTAGCTCAGCACGGTAGTGGTTACAAGGTAAACCGAGAGTTCGACGCCATAAAGAGGGAAACACCGAATCTCCACACCGGGGGCATCACGATCGACGAAAGACAATTCTCGGTTTACCAGCGGGACgtcacccaagattggagggaCGAGCTCCTTAAGTGGTTCGAAAAACCAGACGCCACGAATAGGAGGTTGAGGACTTTAGCCCTTAATTACGTTGTCTGA